A stretch of Bacillus pseudomycoides DNA encodes these proteins:
- the divIVA gene encoding septum site-determining protein DivIVA, with protein sequence MPLTPLDIHNKEFGRGFRGYDEDQVNEFLDQIIKDYELVIREKKALEEKVAQLEGKLDHFSNIEDTLNKSIVVAQEAAEEVKRNAQKEAKLIVREAEKNADRIINEALVKSRKVAFDIEELKKQAKVFRTRFRMLLEAQLEMLNNDDWDKLIELEEEVDELLKKEETV encoded by the coding sequence GTGCCGTTAACACCATTAGATATTCATAACAAAGAATTTGGTCGCGGATTCCGTGGCTATGATGAGGATCAAGTAAATGAGTTTCTTGATCAAATCATCAAAGATTATGAATTGGTCATTCGTGAGAAGAAAGCATTAGAAGAAAAAGTTGCTCAACTAGAAGGGAAATTAGATCATTTCTCTAACATTGAAGATACGCTAAATAAATCTATTGTTGTTGCACAAGAAGCAGCGGAAGAAGTAAAACGTAATGCACAAAAAGAAGCAAAACTAATTGTACGAGAAGCAGAAAAGAATGCAGATCGTATCATTAATGAAGCTTTAGTAAAATCAAGAAAAGTTGCATTTGATATTGAGGAATTAAAGAAACAAGCGAAAGTATTCCGCACGCGTTTCCGTATGCTATTAGAAGCGCAGCTTGAAATGCTAAACAATGATGATTGGGATAAATTAATTGAGTTAGAAGAAGAAGTGGACGAGCTATTAAAGAAAGAAGAAACAGTGTAA
- a CDS encoding RNA-binding protein translates to MSIYEHFRPEETVFVDKALEWKQSAEEYHQVKLTDFLDPRQQQITATIIGNQGDATLRLYGATPEAERKRALIYPSYLELNEEDFQVEVLEIDYPSKFYTLEHRQILGAFMSLGLTREKCGDILLQENRAQIIVAKEIVSYIEMNLQSIGKMKVSLSSVQADKVLRLQEEWREQSGTVSSLRLDVLLAEMLHLSRQKVQSLIKNGLVKVNWKTVEQTAYECFPGDVFSIRGYGRSKVFSVEGKTKRDKWRVLYGILK, encoded by the coding sequence ATGAGCATCTATGAGCATTTTAGACCAGAAGAAACGGTCTTTGTGGATAAAGCGTTAGAATGGAAACAGTCTGCTGAAGAATATCATCAAGTGAAATTAACGGATTTTCTTGATCCGCGTCAGCAACAAATTACTGCTACAATAATTGGGAATCAAGGAGATGCGACGTTACGACTTTATGGTGCTACGCCAGAAGCTGAAAGAAAAAGAGCTCTTATTTATCCGAGTTATCTTGAATTAAATGAAGAAGATTTTCAAGTTGAAGTATTAGAAATTGACTATCCTTCCAAGTTTTATACGCTTGAACATAGGCAAATATTAGGTGCATTTATGTCTCTTGGTCTAACGAGAGAAAAATGCGGTGATATTTTGCTTCAAGAAAATCGTGCCCAAATTATAGTTGCAAAAGAAATTGTTTCGTATATTGAAATGAATTTACAATCGATAGGAAAAATGAAGGTCTCACTTTCCTCTGTACAAGCAGATAAAGTATTACGATTGCAAGAAGAATGGAGAGAACAGTCTGGAACTGTTTCATCACTTCGATTAGATGTCCTGTTAGCTGAAATGCTTCATCTATCACGACAAAAAGTACAGTCGCTTATAAAAAACGGTCTTGTGAAAGTGAACTGGAAAACGGTTGAGCAAACTGCATATGAATGTTTTCCAGGTGATGTTTTTTCAATTAGAGGATATGGTCGGAGTAAAGTATTTTCTGTAGAAGGAAAAACGAAACGCGACAAATGGAGAGTTTTGTATGGTATACTAAAATGA
- a CDS encoding YggT family protein has translation MAIILQALLLIIQIYSWALIIYILLSWFPGARESTFGDFLARICEPYLEPFRRFIPPLGMIDISPIVAIIALKLANSGLISLFQYFL, from the coding sequence ATGGCGATTATTTTACAAGCATTGCTTTTGATCATCCAGATTTATTCCTGGGCGCTTATTATTTATATTCTTCTATCATGGTTTCCAGGAGCTAGGGAATCCACATTTGGTGATTTCCTAGCACGCATTTGCGAACCATATTTAGAACCGTTTCGCAGATTTATCCCGCCTTTAGGGATGATTGATATTTCTCCAATTGTTGCAATTATTGCATTAAAATTGGCTAATAGTGGTTTAATTAGTCTATTTCAATATTTTCTGTAA
- a CDS encoding cell division protein SepF, translating into MSWSKVKYFFFDTPEEREAYEKEKEQVEMKKQQDPPEQQDTPLKKAQPKQNIVSIETAKQSSKVVLLEPRTYSEAQGIADHLKGRRAVVINLQRMSTDQAVRIVDFLSGTVYAIGGDIQKLGPKTFICTPETVDIVGAISELFGEEEETNIKRW; encoded by the coding sequence ATGAGTTGGTCAAAAGTAAAATACTTCTTTTTTGACACACCAGAGGAGCGAGAAGCTTACGAAAAAGAAAAGGAGCAAGTTGAAATGAAAAAACAACAAGATCCCCCAGAGCAGCAGGATACTCCACTGAAGAAAGCACAGCCAAAACAAAATATTGTAAGTATTGAAACTGCAAAGCAGTCTTCTAAAGTTGTTTTGTTAGAACCGCGTACATATTCGGAAGCACAAGGGATTGCGGATCATTTAAAGGGTAGAAGAGCGGTTGTCATTAATTTGCAAAGGATGTCAACAGATCAAGCTGTGCGTATCGTTGACTTTTTAAGTGGTACTGTATACGCTATAGGCGGGGATATTCAAAAGTTAGGACCGAAAACATTTATTTGTACACCTGAGACTGTGGATATTGTTGGGGCCATTTCTGAGTTGTTCGGTGAAGAGGAAGAGACAAATATAAAGAGGTGGTAA
- a CDS encoding YggS family pyridoxal phosphate-dependent enzyme: MVVQENLAFVNEEIKKACERAERLAEEIKLVAVTKTVGIEKTNEVIEAGLTDLGENRNEGFLEKYEHFGSKVNWHFIGSLQTRKVKEIINEIDYLHSLDRISLAKEIQKRATEQVQCFVQVKTSSEESKQGIAVEETIEFIRALQEFDKIEVVGLMTMAPFTGEEAEIRHCFKALRGLQKQVQELGLSYAPCKELSMGMSNDYTIAIEEGATYIRLGTILVGKA; encoded by the coding sequence GTGGTAGTGCAAGAAAATTTAGCATTTGTAAATGAGGAAATCAAAAAAGCGTGTGAACGAGCAGAGCGCTTGGCAGAAGAGATTAAGCTCGTTGCAGTAACAAAAACAGTCGGAATTGAAAAAACAAATGAAGTAATAGAAGCTGGACTTACTGATTTAGGTGAGAATCGTAATGAAGGTTTTTTAGAGAAGTATGAGCATTTTGGTTCAAAAGTAAATTGGCATTTCATTGGTTCATTACAAACGAGAAAAGTAAAAGAAATTATTAATGAGATTGATTATTTGCATTCATTGGATCGCATTTCACTTGCAAAAGAAATTCAAAAACGTGCTACAGAGCAGGTTCAATGTTTTGTGCAAGTAAAAACATCATCTGAAGAATCAAAGCAAGGGATAGCAGTTGAAGAAACAATTGAGTTTATTCGTGCTTTGCAAGAATTTGATAAAATTGAAGTTGTTGGATTAATGACAATGGCACCATTTACTGGGGAAGAAGCAGAGATTCGTCATTGTTTTAAGGCATTGCGTGGTTTGCAAAAACAAGTGCAAGAACTAGGGTTATCTTACGCTCCGTGTAAAGAGCTATCGATGGGAATGTCAAATGATTATACGATTGCAATTGAAGAAGGTGCTACATATATTCGTTTGGGAACGATTTTAGTAGGAAAAGCGTAA
- the pgeF gene encoding peptidoglycan editing factor PgeF — protein sequence MREPFIYEDGILYLQAWKELGNITAGFTTKDGGVSTGSFQAMNLGLHVNDTMENVHENRRILADKLQKPLENWICSEQVHDHHVEKVGQEEKGRGIYLYEDGIPNTDGIYTTDRDVCLTSCYADCVPLYFYAPSHGMIGLAHAGWKGTVKEIAKEMIQKWGAEGVPAHEIYVAIGPAIGSCCYVVDNRVLSAAKQAVNGPVPYKVISDGQYAIDLKEINRILCLQAGIKDEHIVISSLCTSCEEQLFFSHRRDRGKTGRMLSFIGFKED from the coding sequence ATGAGAGAACCATTTATATATGAGGACGGTATATTGTATTTACAAGCGTGGAAAGAACTTGGAAACATTACTGCAGGATTTACGACAAAAGATGGTGGAGTAAGTACAGGCTCCTTCCAGGCGATGAATTTAGGATTACATGTGAATGATACGATGGAGAATGTTCATGAAAATAGACGTATTTTAGCGGACAAGTTACAAAAACCATTAGAAAATTGGATTTGTTCAGAGCAAGTTCATGATCATCACGTTGAAAAAGTAGGCCAAGAGGAAAAAGGACGAGGAATCTACTTATATGAAGATGGTATTCCAAATACAGATGGTATTTATACGACTGATAGAGATGTATGTTTAACATCTTGCTATGCCGATTGTGTTCCACTCTATTTCTATGCACCATCACATGGTATGATAGGACTTGCACATGCTGGATGGAAAGGAACTGTAAAGGAAATTGCAAAAGAAATGATTCAAAAGTGGGGGGCAGAAGGGGTACCAGCTCATGAGATTTATGTTGCAATTGGACCAGCCATTGGGTCCTGCTGTTATGTAGTTGATAATCGTGTATTATCAGCAGCAAAACAAGCGGTAAACGGACCTGTTCCATATAAAGTGATTTCAGACGGACAATATGCAATTGATTTAAAAGAAATCAATCGTATATTATGCTTACAAGCTGGCATAAAAGATGAGCATATTGTGATATCGTCTCTTTGTACAAGCTGTGAAGAACAATTGTTTTTCTCACATCGTCGTGATCGAGGGAAAACAGGAAGAATGTTGAGTTTCATAGGCTTTAAGGAGGATTGA